In a single window of the Serratia quinivorans genome:
- the ulaA gene encoding Ascorbate-specific PTS system EIIC component — MNSLIDFIVKDLLGQASILIAFIAMLGLILQKKSTGKVAEGTFKTLLGFLIMMAGINIIVGALTYLNSIFTHGFGMTGYITDVAAIAGLANRELGSEVAMTLMVIFAVNIIIARITPFKYIFLTGQALLWMATIGAVIGYKAGLTGLPLILTGGIFGGVMAVLMPALAQPVVRKITGSDDVALGHFCTIGYLVQAAVAKVVGKGSRSTEDLELPDNFKFLQDTYLSMAVVMIPMYLIPALAAGPQYIAQYAGGMNYLMYSFMQAIQFVAGVFILYSGVRLLLNELVPAFRGIAMRIVPDAKTGTGLPGTLPLRP; from the coding sequence CTGCTCGGTCAGGCTTCGATCCTGATCGCCTTTATTGCCATGCTGGGGCTGATACTGCAGAAAAAATCCACCGGAAAAGTGGCCGAGGGCACCTTTAAAACCCTGTTGGGCTTTCTGATCATGATGGCGGGTATCAACATTATTGTCGGTGCCCTGACCTATTTGAACAGCATCTTCACCCACGGCTTCGGCATGACCGGCTACATCACCGACGTCGCCGCCATTGCCGGCCTGGCCAACCGCGAACTCGGCTCGGAAGTGGCGATGACGCTGATGGTGATATTCGCGGTGAATATCATTATTGCGCGTATCACCCCGTTCAAATACATCTTCCTGACCGGGCAAGCCTTGCTGTGGATGGCCACCATAGGGGCGGTGATCGGCTATAAAGCGGGGCTAACCGGCCTGCCGCTGATCCTGACCGGCGGCATATTTGGCGGCGTAATGGCGGTGCTAATGCCGGCCTTGGCACAGCCGGTGGTGCGCAAGATTACCGGTTCGGATGATGTCGCTTTGGGGCATTTCTGCACCATCGGCTATCTGGTGCAGGCGGCGGTCGCCAAAGTGGTCGGTAAAGGATCCCGCTCAACCGAAGATCTGGAGCTGCCCGACAACTTCAAGTTCCTGCAGGACACCTACCTGTCGATGGCGGTGGTGATGATCCCGATGTATCTGATCCCCGCACTGGCCGCCGGCCCGCAGTACATCGCCCAGTATGCCGGCGGCATGAATTATCTGATGTACTCCTTTATGCAGGCCATCCAGTTTGTTGCCGGGGTATTTATCCTCTACAGCGGCGTGCGTCTGCTGCTCAATGAGTTGGTCCCGGCCTTTCGCGGCATCGCCATGCGCATCGTACCGGACGCCAAAACCGGCACTGGACTGCCCGGTACTCTTCCCCTACGCCCCTAA
- a CDS encoding PTS system ascorbate-specific transporter subunit IIC translates to MIGGVVHGLFITFLPAILVPMLESYGFVGVTFSDSDVISSGLVMGHAFQGNWLFIALFIIFVTLIAWFVNGKSTKHHEEKVHETL, encoded by the coding sequence ATGATCGGCGGCGTGGTCCACGGCCTGTTTATCACCTTCCTGCCCGCCATTCTGGTGCCAATGCTGGAAAGCTACGGCTTTGTCGGCGTGACCTTCAGCGACTCCGACGTCATCAGTAGCGGCCTGGTGATGGGGCATGCCTTCCAGGGTAACTGGCTGTTCATCGCTCTGTTCATCATCTTCGTCACGCTGATTGCGTGGTTTGTTAACGGTAAATCAACCAAGCACCATGAGGAAAAAGTCCATGAAACTCTATAA
- the fbaA_3 gene encoding Probable fructose-bisphosphate aldolase, whose translation MKLYNFNELLSVAKARDFKAIGSFNLHCLEMLPAFFKAARDTHSPLMIQISTGTAEYLGYKLLVDSVRSLAESEDVPTCLHLDHCSDIASIVTAIDAGFSSVMYDGSHLEMDENIANTRKVIDIARQRNVSVEAELGAIGGSEDGKAVAEEDITFTTVEDAKRFVDETGVDMLAVSVGTVHGMYTGKAHIQHQRLAEITAATRTPLVLHGGTGVSDEDMRRAVAGGIEKVNVGTEMNVQWVGRCMQTFEKGKVNDSVRKFLIPANNAVTQVLTEKIGLFR comes from the coding sequence ATGAAACTCTATAACTTCAACGAGCTGTTGTCCGTAGCCAAAGCCCGTGATTTCAAGGCAATAGGTTCATTCAACCTCCACTGTCTGGAGATGCTGCCGGCCTTTTTCAAAGCGGCCAGGGACACCCACAGCCCGCTGATGATCCAGATTTCAACCGGCACCGCCGAGTATCTGGGCTACAAACTGCTGGTTGATTCGGTACGCTCACTGGCAGAGAGTGAAGATGTGCCCACCTGCCTGCATCTGGATCACTGCTCGGATATCGCCTCCATCGTGACCGCGATCGACGCCGGTTTCAGTTCGGTGATGTACGACGGTTCTCACCTGGAAATGGACGAAAACATCGCCAATACCCGCAAGGTGATCGACATTGCACGCCAGCGCAACGTTTCGGTTGAGGCCGAATTGGGCGCTATCGGCGGCTCGGAGGACGGCAAAGCGGTGGCGGAAGAAGACATCACCTTTACCACGGTGGAAGACGCCAAACGCTTTGTCGATGAAACCGGGGTCGACATGTTGGCCGTCTCGGTCGGCACCGTTCACGGCATGTACACCGGCAAGGCACATATCCAGCATCAGCGGCTGGCGGAAATCACCGCGGCCACCCGTACCCCACTGGTCCTGCACGGCGGTACCGGAGTCAGCGATGAGGACATGCGACGAGCAGTGGCAGGCGGCATTGAAAAGGTCAATGTGGGCACCGAGATGAACGTGCAATGGGTCGGACGCTGCATGCAAACATTCGAAAAGGGCAAGGTGAATGACAGCGTGCGCAAATTCCTGATCCCGGCCAATAATGCCGTCACCCAGGTATTAACGGAAAAGATCGGCCTGTTTAGATAA
- the ulaC gene encoding Ascorbate-specific phosphotransferase enzyme IIA component produces the protein MTIKQLLIEAGAIQVGVQETDWKKVIELAAQPLVENGYIHPSYHQAVISNTLAHGAYYVFDEGIAIPHARPECGVIKDCFSMVLLDQAIAFQDSEKADIVILFGATDSNRHIEEGIRAIVELLDNKQRLDKLRAAKLWQEVVEIL, from the coding sequence ATGACCATTAAACAACTGTTGATCGAGGCCGGAGCAATACAGGTCGGCGTGCAGGAAACGGACTGGAAAAAGGTGATTGAGTTGGCGGCACAGCCTTTGGTCGAGAACGGCTATATTCACCCTTCCTATCACCAGGCGGTGATCAGTAATACGCTGGCCCATGGCGCTTATTATGTGTTTGATGAGGGGATTGCCATCCCCCATGCCCGGCCGGAATGTGGCGTGATCAAAGATTGTTTCAGCATGGTGCTGCTGGACCAGGCCATCGCCTTTCAGGACAGTGAAAAGGCCGATATTGTCATCCTGTTCGGCGCAACGGACAGCAACCGGCATATTGAAGAAGGCATCCGGGCGATTGTCGAGTTACTGGACAACAAACAGCGGCTCGATAAACTGCGCGCCGCCAAACTCTGGCAAGAGGTGGTAGAAATCTTATGA
- a CDS encoding Adenine deaminase — protein MIDSRLPLTDIHRHLDGNIRAQTILDLGRQFNLALPADELEALRPHVQITHAEPDLVSFLQKLDWGVAVLGDLEACRRVAYENVEDAANAGLHYAELRFSPYYMAMKHQLPVAGVVEAVIDGIRSGSRDLGIDVRLIGIMSRTFGEAACLQELEGLLAHRDGITALDLAGDELGFPGGLFLNHFNRARDAGLRITVHAGEAAGPESIWQAIRELGAERIGHGVKAVEDPALMDFLAEHGIGIESCLTSNIQTSTVASLAQHPLAKFLRHGVMASINTDDPAVQGIEIEHEYLVAAPQAGLTPAEIRTAQENGLKMAFLSEQEKQALRDKVCG, from the coding sequence ATGATTGACTCCCGCCTTCCGCTGACCGACATCCACCGTCACCTCGACGGTAACATTCGTGCGCAAACCATCCTCGACCTGGGCCGTCAGTTTAACCTTGCCCTGCCAGCCGACGAACTGGAAGCCCTGCGTCCGCACGTGCAAATCACCCATGCCGAACCGGATCTGGTCAGCTTCTTGCAAAAGCTGGACTGGGGGGTGGCGGTGCTGGGGGATTTGGAAGCCTGCCGCCGGGTAGCCTACGAAAACGTTGAGGATGCCGCTAACGCCGGTCTGCACTACGCCGAACTGCGGTTCTCGCCGTATTACATGGCGATGAAGCACCAGTTACCGGTAGCTGGGGTGGTAGAGGCGGTGATTGATGGCATTCGTTCCGGCTCCCGCGATTTGGGCATTGATGTGCGCCTGATCGGCATCATGAGCCGTACCTTCGGCGAGGCCGCCTGCTTGCAAGAGCTGGAAGGTCTGCTGGCACACCGTGACGGTATTACCGCGCTGGATCTGGCCGGTGACGAACTCGGCTTCCCGGGTGGCCTGTTCCTCAACCACTTTAACCGCGCCCGTGACGCCGGGTTGCGTATCACCGTGCACGCCGGTGAAGCCGCCGGCCCGGAAAGCATCTGGCAGGCGATCCGTGAGCTGGGCGCAGAGCGCATCGGCCACGGGGTGAAAGCCGTTGAAGATCCGGCATTGATGGACTTCCTGGCGGAACACGGCATTGGTATCGAGTCTTGCCTGACCTCCAACATTCAGACCAGCACCGTGGCTTCTCTGGCTCAGCATCCGCTGGCGAAGTTCCTGCGTCACGGCGTCATGGCGTCGATCAACACCGACGATCCGGCGGTTCAGGGCATAGAAATTGAGCACGAATACCTGGTAGCGGCACCACAGGCCGGGCTGACGCCGGCGGAGATCCGCACCGCTCAGGAAAACGGCCTGAAAATGGCGTTCCTCAGCGAGCAGGAAAAGCAGGCGCTGCGCGATAAAGTCTGCGGCTGA
- a CDS encoding Sodium Bile acid symporter family, translated as MSWLQRLRIDKFLLVLILVVIVASVFPCEGIWKTFFDRLTTAAIALLFFMHGAKLSREAIIAGMGHWKLHLVVFLSTFALFPLLGLAMNLMVPGLMTPTVYMGFLYLCALPATVQSAIAFTSAAGGNVAAAVCSASASSILGVFLSPLLVGALMHTQGGDTDVLHAIGSIILKLMVPFVVGHLARPLIGKWVDRHRKLINLTDRSSILLVVYTAFSAAVVEGIWHKIDGWSLLTILVMSLVLLTVVLIINTYAARWLGFNTADEITIVFCGSKKSLANGIPMANVLFPAAAVGAMVLPLMIFHQVQLMVCAVLAQRYARKTAKQRAEVQTAK; from the coding sequence ATGTCCTGGTTGCAACGTCTGCGCATTGATAAATTTTTGCTGGTTTTGATTCTGGTGGTGATCGTCGCCTCGGTTTTCCCCTGCGAAGGGATATGGAAAACTTTCTTTGATCGTCTGACCACCGCCGCCATCGCGCTGCTGTTTTTTATGCATGGCGCCAAGCTTTCGCGTGAGGCGATTATCGCCGGCATGGGCCACTGGAAGCTGCATCTGGTGGTGTTCCTCAGCACCTTTGCGCTGTTCCCACTGCTGGGGCTGGCGATGAATTTGATGGTGCCGGGGCTGATGACGCCGACGGTCTATATGGGCTTCCTTTACCTGTGTGCGCTGCCGGCCACGGTGCAGTCGGCCATCGCCTTCACTTCGGCGGCGGGCGGTAACGTGGCGGCGGCGGTATGCAGCGCTTCGGCATCCAGCATCCTCGGCGTTTTCCTCTCGCCGCTGCTGGTGGGCGCACTGATGCACACCCAGGGCGGTGATACTGACGTATTACACGCCATCGGTTCGATCATTTTGAAACTGATGGTGCCGTTTGTGGTGGGCCATCTGGCACGGCCGCTGATCGGCAAATGGGTCGATCGCCACCGCAAGCTGATTAATCTTACTGACCGGTCATCGATTTTGCTGGTGGTGTATACCGCCTTCAGCGCCGCGGTGGTAGAGGGCATTTGGCACAAGATTGACGGCTGGTCGCTGCTGACCATCCTGGTGATGTCTCTGGTGCTGCTGACGGTGGTACTGATTATTAACACCTATGCCGCGCGTTGGCTGGGATTCAACACCGCCGACGAGATAACCATAGTGTTCTGCGGTTCGAAAAAGAGCCTGGCGAACGGTATCCCGATGGCTAACGTGCTGTTCCCGGCGGCGGCAGTGGGTGCGATGGTGTTGCCGCTGATGATTTTCCATCAGGTGCAATTGATGGTGTGTGCCGTGCTGGCCCAGCGCTATGCGCGCAAAACCGCCAAACAGCGTGCAGAAGTGCAGACGGCCAAGTAA
- the ydgJ_2 gene encoding Uncharacterized oxidoreductase ydgJ, giving the protein MAEKLRVGLVGYGYASKTFHAPLIVGTPGVELAAVSSSDAGKVHADWPSMTVVSDPQALFNDPSIDLIVIPTPNDTHFPLAQQAMAAGKHVVVDKPFTVTLSQAQALKQQAEQSGRLLSVFHNRRWDSDFLTLKTLLKEGALGEVVYFESHFDRFRPEVRQRWRELGGAGSGIWYDLGPHLIDQALQLFGKPETLFVDLAELRPGAQSVDYFHAVLNYGKRRVVLHATMLAAAESARYIVHGTQGSFIKFGLDPQEDRLKAGERLPQADWGYDMRDGVVTLSRDGVLAEKPLLSIPGNYPAYYAAVRDAINGVGENPVPAADAIQVMELIELGLESAKQQRALPVA; this is encoded by the coding sequence ATGGCAGAAAAACTTCGGGTTGGGCTGGTCGGTTACGGCTATGCCAGCAAAACCTTTCATGCGCCACTGATCGTTGGCACTCCCGGCGTAGAGTTGGCCGCCGTTTCCAGCAGCGATGCCGGGAAAGTGCACGCAGACTGGCCGTCGATGACGGTAGTCAGCGATCCGCAGGCGCTGTTTAACGACCCTTCTATCGATCTGATCGTCATTCCTACCCCCAACGATACCCACTTCCCGCTGGCACAGCAGGCCATGGCCGCCGGTAAACATGTGGTGGTGGACAAACCATTTACCGTGACGTTGTCACAGGCTCAGGCGTTAAAACAACAGGCGGAGCAGAGCGGCCGGCTGTTGTCGGTATTCCACAACCGCCGCTGGGACAGTGATTTTCTGACGCTTAAGACGCTGCTGAAAGAAGGCGCGCTCGGCGAGGTGGTTTATTTCGAATCTCATTTCGATCGCTTCCGGCCAGAAGTGCGTCAGCGCTGGCGTGAGTTGGGCGGCGCAGGTAGCGGCATTTGGTACGATTTGGGGCCGCATCTGATCGATCAGGCGCTGCAACTGTTCGGCAAGCCGGAAACGCTGTTTGTTGATTTGGCCGAACTGCGTCCAGGCGCGCAGTCGGTGGACTATTTCCACGCGGTGCTCAACTACGGCAAACGTCGGGTGGTCCTGCACGCTACGATGTTGGCGGCGGCGGAATCCGCGCGTTATATCGTGCATGGCACCCAGGGCAGCTTTATCAAATTTGGCCTGGATCCGCAGGAAGACCGGCTAAAAGCAGGTGAGCGTCTACCGCAGGCCGACTGGGGTTATGATATGCGCGACGGTGTGGTGACGTTGTCACGTGATGGCGTGCTGGCGGAGAAACCGCTGCTGAGTATTCCGGGCAACTACCCAGCCTATTACGCGGCTGTGCGTGATGCGATTAACGGTGTGGGTGAAAACCCGGTACCGGCCGCCGATGCCATCCAGGTGATGGAACTGATCGAACTGGGCCTGGAATCGGCAAAACAGCAAAGAGCGCTGCCGGTAGCCTAA
- the araC_3 gene encoding Arabinose operon regulatory protein, giving the protein MYHRMAQEPQPNPLLPGYTFNAYLVAGLTPIMADGPLDFFIDRPGGMKGYILNLTIKGQGKVFDGEDTLYCNPGDLLLFPPKAAHYYGRSPDSDCWYHRWVYFRPRAYWADWLEWHSKTHEVGRLTLPNNNLLLEFDRLFANIEQTQRSGRRFAEELGMNLLERLLLRAMEEDPLSPQKIMDPRVIEACQFITGNLAGELRIDEVARHVCLSPSRLAHLFREQVGINILRWREDQRVIRAKLLLQTTQESIATIGRVVGYDDQLYFSRVFRKRVGVSPSDFRRRSLEINYPARNQREQPYVAASS; this is encoded by the coding sequence ATGTATCATCGCATGGCACAGGAACCGCAACCTAACCCGCTGTTGCCGGGTTACACCTTTAACGCTTATCTGGTGGCGGGGCTGACGCCGATTATGGCGGACGGTCCGCTGGATTTCTTTATCGACCGCCCCGGCGGCATGAAGGGCTATATTCTCAACCTGACCATCAAGGGCCAGGGCAAGGTGTTTGACGGCGAAGATACCCTTTACTGCAATCCTGGCGATCTGCTGCTGTTTCCGCCCAAAGCGGCGCATTACTACGGCCGTTCGCCGGACAGCGACTGCTGGTATCACCGCTGGGTGTATTTCCGTCCGCGCGCCTACTGGGCCGACTGGCTGGAATGGCACAGCAAAACCCATGAAGTGGGGCGGCTGACCTTGCCGAACAATAACCTGTTACTGGAATTCGATCGGCTGTTCGCCAATATCGAACAGACTCAGCGTTCCGGTCGCCGCTTTGCCGAAGAGCTGGGGATGAACCTGCTGGAGCGTCTGCTGTTGCGCGCGATGGAGGAGGACCCGCTCAGCCCGCAGAAAATTATGGATCCGCGAGTCATTGAAGCCTGCCAGTTTATCACCGGCAACCTGGCCGGCGAGCTGCGGATTGACGAGGTGGCGCGCCATGTCTGTTTGTCACCATCGCGGTTGGCGCATTTGTTCCGCGAGCAGGTGGGCATCAATATTCTGCGCTGGCGCGAAGATCAGCGGGTGATCCGCGCCAAGCTGCTGTTGCAGACTACGCAGGAGTCGATCGCCACCATAGGTCGGGTGGTGGGTTATGACGATCAGCTGTACTTTTCCCGGGTATTTCGCAAGCGGGTGGGCGTTAGCCCGAGCGATTTCCGCCGCCGCAGCCTGGAGATAAACTACCCGGCCAGAAATCAACGTGAACAGCCTTATGTGGCGGCCTCAAGTTAA
- the rbsC_8 gene encoding Ribose transport system permease protein rbsC, with protein sequence MSTITTHSVKKRSGLGLARIWDSYGMLVVFAVLFLACALFVPNFGSFINMKGLGLAISMSGMVACGMLFCLASGDFDLSVASVIACAGVTTAVVINMTESLWIGVAAGLLLGMVSGLINGFVIARLKINALITTLATMQIFRGLAYIISDGKAVGIEDERFFALGYANWLGLPAPIWITVACLILFGFLLNKTTFGRNTLAIGGNEEAARLAGVPVVRTKIVIFMLSGLVSAAAGIILASRMTSGQPMTSIGYELIVISACVLGGVSLKGGIGKISYVIAGILILGTVENAMNLLNISPFSQYVVRGVILLAAVIFDRYKQQAKRSV encoded by the coding sequence ATGTCGACCATAACGACCCATTCTGTGAAAAAACGCAGCGGCCTGGGGCTGGCGCGAATTTGGGACAGCTACGGCATGCTGGTGGTGTTTGCGGTGCTGTTTTTAGCCTGCGCGCTGTTTGTGCCCAACTTTGGTTCCTTTATCAATATGAAAGGGCTGGGGCTGGCGATTTCGATGTCCGGCATGGTGGCCTGCGGCATGCTGTTCTGCCTGGCCTCCGGTGACTTTGACCTGTCGGTCGCTTCGGTGATTGCCTGCGCCGGGGTGACCACCGCGGTGGTGATCAACATGACCGAAAGCCTGTGGATCGGCGTGGCCGCCGGTCTGTTACTGGGCATGGTCTCCGGGTTGATTAACGGTTTCGTTATCGCCCGGCTGAAAATCAACGCGCTGATCACCACCCTGGCCACCATGCAGATTTTCCGCGGGCTGGCCTACATTATCTCCGACGGTAAAGCGGTGGGCATTGAGGATGAACGCTTCTTCGCCCTGGGTTACGCCAACTGGCTGGGCCTGCCTGCGCCGATCTGGATCACCGTCGCCTGTCTGATCCTGTTTGGCTTCCTGCTCAACAAGACCACCTTTGGCCGCAATACGCTGGCGATTGGCGGTAACGAAGAGGCCGCGCGGCTGGCCGGGGTGCCGGTGGTACGCACCAAAATCGTGATCTTTATGCTGTCCGGGCTGGTGTCCGCCGCCGCCGGTATCATTCTGGCTTCGCGCATGACCAGTGGCCAGCCGATGACCTCAATTGGCTATGAGCTGATCGTGATCTCCGCCTGCGTGCTGGGTGGTGTGTCACTGAAAGGCGGCATCGGTAAAATTTCCTACGTTATCGCCGGCATTCTGATCCTGGGCACGGTGGAAAACGCCATGAACCTGCTGAATATCTCGCCGTTCTCGCAGTATGTGGTGCGCGGCGTGATCCTGCTGGCGGCGGTGATTTTCGACCGTTACAAACAGCAGGCTAAACGCAGCGTTTAA
- the araG_2 gene encoding Arabinose import ATP-binding protein AraG, whose product MTAALPYLAFKGIGKTFPGVKALDDISFSCQAGQIHALMGENGAGKSTLLKILSGNYAPTQGEIQLQGRSVQFANTTDALNAGVAIIYQELHLVPEMTVAENIYLGQLPTKRGLVDRKLLRYESRLQLQHLGLDIDPDTPLKYLSIGQWQMVEIAKALARNAKVIAFDEPTSSLSAREIEQLFRVIRELRAEGRVILYVSHRMEEIFALSDAITVFKDGRYVRTFDDMQQVDNAQLVQAMVGRDLGDVYGYQPRELGPVRLELKGLKAPGVKTAIDLSVRAGEIVGLFGLVGAGRSELMKGVFGATRVSAGQLMLDGQAIAIRSPIDAIRAGIMLCPEDRKADGIIPVHSVRDNINISARRNSLRAGCLINKGWEASNADHHIRALNIKTPGPEQLIMNLSGGNQQKAILGRWLSEEMKVILLDEPTRGIDVGAKHEIYHVIYQLAQRGIAVLFASSDLPEVLGLADRILVMREGALSGELRHDEASEEKALSLAMLRTPDIAPDAAAAVA is encoded by the coding sequence ATGACCGCCGCATTGCCGTATTTGGCGTTTAAAGGCATAGGTAAAACCTTCCCGGGCGTGAAGGCGCTGGATGACATCAGCTTTAGCTGTCAGGCCGGGCAGATCCACGCGTTGATGGGGGAAAACGGCGCCGGGAAATCCACGCTGCTGAAAATTCTCAGTGGCAATTACGCGCCAACCCAGGGGGAAATTCAGCTGCAGGGACGGTCGGTGCAGTTTGCCAACACCACCGATGCGTTGAATGCCGGGGTGGCGATTATCTATCAGGAACTGCATCTGGTGCCGGAAATGACGGTGGCGGAGAACATTTATCTCGGCCAGTTGCCGACCAAACGCGGGCTGGTGGATAGAAAACTGCTGCGCTATGAATCCCGCTTGCAGCTCCAACACCTCGGCCTGGATATTGATCCGGATACACCGCTGAAATACCTGTCGATCGGCCAGTGGCAAATGGTGGAAATCGCCAAGGCGCTGGCGCGCAACGCCAAGGTGATCGCCTTTGACGAACCCACCAGTTCACTTTCCGCCAGAGAGATTGAGCAACTGTTCCGGGTGATCCGGGAATTACGTGCCGAAGGGCGGGTGATCCTGTATGTCTCACACCGTATGGAAGAAATATTTGCCCTCAGCGACGCCATTACCGTGTTTAAAGATGGCCGCTACGTGCGCACCTTTGACGATATGCAGCAGGTGGATAACGCGCAGTTGGTGCAGGCGATGGTCGGGCGCGATCTGGGTGACGTCTATGGCTACCAGCCACGTGAGCTGGGGCCGGTGCGTCTGGAGCTCAAGGGGCTGAAAGCGCCGGGCGTCAAAACGGCGATCGATCTTAGCGTGCGGGCCGGAGAGATCGTCGGGCTGTTTGGCCTGGTGGGAGCCGGGCGCAGTGAACTGATGAAGGGGGTTTTTGGTGCCACACGGGTCAGTGCCGGCCAATTGATGCTGGATGGACAGGCGATCGCCATTCGTTCACCGATTGACGCGATCCGCGCCGGTATCATGCTGTGCCCGGAGGATCGCAAGGCGGACGGCATCATCCCGGTGCACTCGGTGCGTGACAACATCAACATCAGCGCAAGGCGCAACAGCCTGCGCGCCGGTTGCCTGATCAACAAAGGGTGGGAGGCCAGCAATGCCGATCATCATATTCGTGCATTGAATATCAAAACGCCTGGCCCTGAGCAGTTGATTATGAATTTGTCCGGCGGCAATCAGCAGAAGGCCATTCTGGGCCGCTGGCTGTCGGAAGAGATGAAAGTGATCTTGCTCGATGAACCAACACGCGGCATCGACGTCGGTGCCAAGCATGAAATTTATCACGTCATTTACCAACTGGCGCAGCGCGGCATTGCGGTGCTGTTCGCCTCCAGTGACCTGCCAGAGGTGCTGGGGCTGGCTGACCGTATCCTGGTGATGCGTGAAGGCGCACTGTCCGGCGAATTACGGCATGACGAGGCCAGTGAGGAAAAAGCCCTCAGCCTGGCGATGCTGCGCACCCCCGATATAGCCCCTGATGCCGCTGCGGCGGTGGCCTGA
- the araF gene encoding L-arabinose-binding periplasmic protein precursor, translating into MHKFTKALVTLSLAAVMSHSAIAETMKLGFLVKQPEEPWFQTEWKFADKAGKDLGFEVIKIAVPDGEKTLNAIDSLAASGAKGFVICTPDPKLGSAIVAKARSYNLKVIAVDDQFVTAKGKPMDSVPLVMMAATKIGERQGQELWKEQNKRGWKLADTAVMAITADELDTARRRTGGSIDALKAAGFPEKQIYRVPTKSNDIPGAFDAANSMLVQHPEVKNWLIVGMNDNTVLGGVRATEGQGFKAPNVIGIGINGVDAVSELSKAQATGFYGSLLPSPDIHGYKSIQMLHDWVEKGVEPQKFTEVTDVVLITRDNFKTELQKKGLM; encoded by the coding sequence ATGCATAAATTCACTAAGGCGCTGGTGACACTGAGTCTGGCGGCCGTTATGTCACATTCAGCTATCGCCGAGACCATGAAGCTGGGCTTTTTGGTCAAGCAGCCGGAGGAACCCTGGTTCCAGACCGAATGGAAGTTTGCCGACAAGGCCGGTAAGGATCTCGGTTTTGAAGTGATTAAAATCGCCGTGCCGGACGGGGAGAAAACCCTCAATGCCATCGACAGCCTGGCGGCCAGCGGGGCCAAGGGCTTTGTTATCTGTACGCCAGATCCGAAACTCGGCTCGGCGATTGTCGCCAAAGCGCGTAGTTACAACCTGAAAGTGATTGCGGTGGATGACCAGTTTGTCACCGCCAAGGGCAAACCTATGGACAGCGTGCCGTTAGTGATGATGGCCGCCACCAAAATCGGTGAGCGTCAGGGGCAGGAATTGTGGAAAGAGCAGAATAAGCGCGGTTGGAAATTAGCGGACACCGCGGTAATGGCGATCACCGCCGATGAGCTGGACACCGCACGTCGTCGCACCGGTGGTTCGATAGACGCGCTGAAGGCGGCCGGCTTCCCGGAGAAACAAATTTATCGCGTGCCGACCAAATCCAACGATATCCCTGGGGCGTTTGACGCCGCCAACTCAATGCTGGTGCAGCATCCTGAAGTGAAAAACTGGCTGATTGTCGGCATGAACGACAACACCGTGCTGGGCGGCGTGCGCGCCACCGAAGGCCAGGGTTTCAAAGCGCCGAACGTGATCGGCATCGGCATCAACGGCGTGGATGCGGTCAGCGAGCTGTCCAAGGCACAGGCCACCGGTTTCTACGGTTCGCTGCTGCCAAGCCCGGATATCCATGGTTACAAGAGTATCCAGATGCTGCATGACTGGGTCGAAAAGGGCGTAGAGCCGCAAAAGTTCACCGAAGTGACCGACGTGGTGCTGATCACCCGCGACAACTTTAAAACCGAACTGCAGAAAAAAGGCCTGATGTAA